In the Candidatus Eremiobacteraceae bacterium genome, one interval contains:
- a CDS encoding GNAT family protein, producing the protein MDVQPVTLQGSAVRLEPLTMNHLPGLVRVGLDPELWRWIPTNVKNADDMRAYVDRALDEQRQGTSVPFAIVAHPTGDVIGSTRYMNIDRSNRRLEIGCTWLTAAYQRGRSNTEAKLMLLTHAFETLGALRVELKTDALNHKSRTAIARIGAKEEGTFRKHLITDSGRVRDTVYFSIIDTEWPAVKERLTEGLSSKN; encoded by the coding sequence ATGGATGTCCAACCGGTGACGTTGCAAGGCTCGGCGGTCCGACTCGAGCCGCTCACGATGAATCATCTGCCAGGTCTCGTTCGCGTGGGACTCGATCCGGAGTTGTGGCGTTGGATCCCCACTAACGTGAAAAACGCCGACGATATGCGCGCGTACGTCGATCGCGCGCTCGACGAGCAACGCCAGGGCACTTCGGTGCCGTTCGCGATCGTCGCTCACCCGACGGGCGATGTCATCGGCTCCACGCGCTATATGAACATCGATCGATCCAATCGCCGCCTTGAGATCGGGTGCACATGGCTGACCGCCGCGTATCAGCGCGGCCGGAGCAACACCGAAGCGAAGCTGATGCTCTTGACCCACGCTTTCGAGACGCTCGGGGCGCTTCGCGTCGAGTTGAAGACCGATGCGCTCAACCACAAATCGCGCACCGCCATCGCTCGGATCGGCGCGAAAGAAGAAGGGACGTTCCGCAAGCATCTGATCACGGACAGCGGCCGCGTTCGAGACACGGTCTATTTCTCGATCATCGACACCGAGTGGCCTGCCGTCAAGGAGCGGCTAACGGAAGGGTTGTCGTCGAAAAACTGA
- a CDS encoding NAD(P)/FAD-dependent oxidoreductase, which translates to MTVKASAAVPPPNDVVRGALYDVIIVGGGTAGLSAALVLGRARRKVLVCDNGRPRNAAAEQMHGFISRDGMPPAKFLEIARAELRRYPSVELINSTVSLAKRIQNGFSVDLESGETFSGKRLLLANGVRDTFPPIENIADFWGRGVFVCPFCDGWEFRDRKIAVYGKGREAVDLAQELYGWTKEVAICSQSEPNTLTAKQRRWIDATACKFFEGPIKRLVGDTNGVLVALELEDGKRVACDALFIPAPLRQCCSIAQRLGCKVDRSQAIVVDKKSQTRVRGCYAAGDAVTTVHQVILAASSGARAAIAISTDLLCAEADLIARRRNGRRPA; encoded by the coding sequence ATGACAGTGAAAGCTTCAGCCGCGGTGCCGCCTCCGAACGACGTTGTCCGCGGCGCTCTGTACGACGTCATCATCGTCGGCGGTGGAACGGCCGGCCTCAGCGCCGCACTGGTGCTCGGCCGTGCACGCCGAAAAGTACTGGTCTGCGATAACGGGCGGCCGCGCAACGCCGCAGCCGAACAAATGCATGGCTTCATCTCCAGGGACGGGATGCCGCCTGCGAAGTTTCTAGAAATCGCCCGGGCGGAACTTAGACGCTATCCAAGTGTTGAACTTATCAATTCGACCGTCAGTCTAGCGAAGCGGATCCAAAATGGATTCTCCGTGGATTTAGAATCCGGCGAAACGTTCTCCGGAAAGCGGCTCCTGCTCGCGAACGGGGTTCGGGATACGTTCCCGCCGATTGAAAATATTGCTGACTTCTGGGGGCGCGGCGTGTTTGTCTGTCCATTCTGCGACGGCTGGGAATTCCGCGATCGAAAGATCGCTGTCTACGGAAAGGGGCGAGAGGCAGTGGACCTCGCTCAAGAGCTGTATGGCTGGACGAAAGAAGTCGCGATCTGCAGCCAGAGCGAACCAAACACATTAACTGCGAAGCAGCGCCGTTGGATCGATGCGACGGCGTGTAAGTTCTTCGAAGGACCGATAAAGCGGCTCGTGGGCGACACGAACGGGGTGTTGGTCGCGCTGGAATTGGAAGATGGGAAGCGGGTAGCGTGCGACGCCTTGTTCATCCCAGCCCCGCTCCGTCAATGCTGTTCAATCGCCCAACGATTAGGCTGCAAGGTGGACCGCTCTCAAGCGATCGTCGTCGACAAGAAAAGTCAGACGCGTGTCCGCGGCTGCTATGCAGCCGGCGACGCGGTCACGACGGTTCACCAGGTGATTCTGGCTGCGTCGAGCGGCGCTAGGGCCGCGATCGCAATCTCGACTGACCTGCTTTGCGCAGAAGCAGATCTCATAGCTCGCCGGCGTAATGGCCGGCGGCCTGCGTGA
- the hemH gene encoding ferrochelatase gives MKGPTFGRPTPAVVLAQLGGPETLADVRAFLYNFFVDLIPDNIPVPSFLVKPLAWAIASWRYRYSQRLYASIGGGSPLRAQTDAQADALRAELRRRGSEMPVYVAMRNWHPFSDVAVRQAVADGVTDLVFLPLYPQYSYSTTRSSLNEFRRVTAELHAPYRLRVIEEYCEEPSYIAALVDVTRRALAGFVAPAADVHLVFSAHGLPLKYIERGDPYLDQIKRTMAKATASLAHPGPAHLAFQSRLGPDKWLSPSTDGLIQELGRAGAKAICVVPIAFVSEHVETLNEIDIQYAAVARECGVAEFRRACAVKCHPDYIRCLADLTEKTLEREHQAPAGATA, from the coding sequence ATGAAGGGGCCGACTTTCGGTCGGCCCACGCCCGCAGTCGTGCTCGCGCAGCTGGGCGGTCCGGAGACGCTCGCCGACGTCCGTGCATTCCTCTATAACTTCTTCGTAGATCTGATCCCGGACAATATCCCCGTGCCTTCATTCCTCGTGAAGCCGCTCGCATGGGCGATCGCGTCGTGGCGATACCGCTATTCGCAACGGCTGTATGCCTCGATCGGCGGCGGCTCGCCGTTGCGCGCACAGACCGATGCGCAGGCCGACGCGCTGCGCGCCGAACTCCGGAGGCGCGGGAGCGAAATGCCTGTCTATGTCGCGATGCGAAATTGGCATCCGTTCTCGGACGTCGCCGTGCGACAGGCCGTCGCTGACGGCGTGACGGATTTGGTCTTTCTGCCGCTGTATCCGCAGTATTCGTACAGCACCACGCGCTCGAGTTTGAACGAGTTCCGGCGCGTGACGGCGGAGCTGCACGCACCGTACCGGCTGCGTGTGATCGAAGAGTATTGCGAAGAACCTTCCTACATCGCTGCGCTCGTCGACGTGACGCGCCGCGCGCTCGCTGGCTTTGTCGCGCCTGCAGCCGACGTGCATCTCGTGTTCTCCGCGCATGGATTGCCGCTCAAGTATATCGAACGCGGCGACCCGTATCTGGACCAGATCAAACGCACGATGGCGAAGGCGACCGCATCGCTCGCACATCCGGGACCGGCGCACCTCGCGTTTCAGAGCAGGCTCGGGCCGGACAAGTGGCTTTCACCGTCGACCGATGGACTGATCCAAGAGCTCGGGCGCGCGGGCGCCAAGGCGATCTGCGTCGTGCCGATCGCGTTTGTGAGCGAGCACGTCGAGACGCTCAACGAGATCGATATCCAGTACGCCGCGGTGGCCCGAGAGTGCGGCGTCGCAGAATTCCGGCGCGCGTGCGCCGTGAAATGCCATCCTGACTACATCCGTTGCCTCGCCGATCTGACCGAGAAGACGCTGGAACGCGAGCACCAGGCGCCGGCCGGCGCGACAGCGTGA
- a CDS encoding ABC transporter ATP-binding protein, producing the protein MSAVDSLSFDVAQGEFFGFLGPNGAGKTTTINAIVGLATFHEGTIEVFGHDVVRDFRETRALIGLSPQEYNFDRFLTVEEILVFQAGYFGVPAREAKRRTAELLERFGLTDKRRATPLQLSGGMKRRLTLARALVHQPRMLILDEPTAGMDVELRLELWDFLRELNADGMTILMTSHYLEEVELLCQRIGIINEGRLVALEDKSSLIERHGSASLQDIFLDLVGRHARG; encoded by the coding sequence ATCTCGGCCGTCGACAGCCTTTCGTTCGACGTTGCGCAAGGCGAGTTTTTCGGCTTTCTCGGACCCAACGGCGCGGGCAAGACGACCACGATCAACGCGATCGTGGGCTTAGCGACGTTTCATGAAGGGACGATTGAGGTCTTCGGCCACGATGTCGTGCGCGACTTCCGTGAGACGCGCGCGCTCATCGGCCTCTCCCCGCAGGAATACAATTTCGATCGGTTCCTCACCGTCGAAGAGATATTGGTGTTCCAGGCGGGCTATTTCGGCGTCCCCGCGCGCGAGGCGAAGCGGCGGACGGCGGAGTTGCTCGAGCGGTTCGGCCTGACCGACAAACGGCGTGCGACGCCGCTGCAGCTGTCGGGCGGCATGAAACGCCGGCTAACGCTAGCGCGCGCGCTCGTGCATCAGCCGCGCATGCTGATCCTCGACGAACCGACCGCCGGTATGGATGTGGAGTTGCGACTCGAGCTCTGGGACTTCTTACGCGAGCTGAACGCCGACGGCATGACGATTCTGATGACGTCGCACTACCTCGAGGAAGTGGAACTGCTCTGCCAGCGCATCGGCATCATCAACGAAGGCCGCCTCGTGGCGCTTGAGGACAAGAGCTCGCTGATCGAGCGGCACGGCTCAGCGTCGCTGCAGGATATTTTTCTCGATCTCGTCGGAAGGCACGCGCGTGGTTAA
- the hemE gene encoding uroporphyrinogen decarboxylase, with protein MNGSERFLAACGSRPVDKTPVWMMRQAGRYLPEYRAVRANVDFLTLCKTPKLAAEVTLQPIDRFGMDGCVIFSDILVPLEAMGASVEFGDGGPTIKTPIRTLSDVDRLRVPEPASMSFVLDALRLVRRALADRAALVGFVGGPFTLASYLIEGGGSRSFAETKRLIYAEPAVVHALLAKLAETVSAYAAAQVEAGAQVVQVFDTWAGELAPDAFDLFAAPYHAAVLARIRRAGAPSILFVNGCAGKLDSLARAGADVLSIDWRLDLRHARERLGAGVALQGNVDPTVLLSTPEAVTRHARAAMKAAGPIGHILNLGHGVLPQTSIACAQAFIAAPQVATEQSL; from the coding sequence TTGAACGGGTCGGAGCGCTTTCTCGCTGCGTGCGGGAGCCGGCCGGTCGACAAGACGCCGGTTTGGATGATGCGCCAGGCCGGGCGTTATCTTCCGGAATATCGCGCAGTGCGCGCGAATGTCGATTTTCTCACGCTCTGCAAGACTCCGAAGCTCGCGGCGGAGGTCACGCTCCAACCGATCGATCGATTTGGTATGGACGGCTGTGTGATCTTCTCCGATATCCTCGTGCCGCTCGAAGCGATGGGCGCTTCGGTGGAATTCGGCGACGGCGGACCGACGATCAAAACTCCGATCCGGACACTATCCGACGTAGACCGGCTGCGTGTGCCCGAGCCGGCAAGCATGTCGTTCGTGCTCGATGCGCTGCGCCTCGTCCGGAGAGCGCTTGCCGACCGGGCGGCGCTTGTGGGGTTTGTCGGCGGGCCGTTCACGCTTGCATCGTACTTGATCGAGGGCGGCGGTTCCAGGTCGTTCGCCGAGACAAAGCGCTTGATCTATGCAGAGCCTGCGGTCGTGCACGCGCTCCTGGCGAAGCTGGCTGAGACCGTCTCGGCGTACGCCGCCGCGCAAGTCGAAGCGGGTGCGCAGGTCGTTCAAGTCTTCGACACGTGGGCCGGAGAACTCGCGCCCGATGCATTCGATCTTTTCGCAGCACCGTACCATGCCGCCGTGCTCGCGCGAATCCGGCGTGCCGGCGCGCCGTCGATCTTGTTCGTGAACGGCTGCGCGGGAAAGTTGGATTCCCTTGCGCGGGCCGGCGCCGACGTCTTGAGCATCGACTGGCGCCTCGATCTAAGGCACGCTCGTGAACGCCTCGGCGCCGGCGTCGCCCTGCAAGGCAACGTCGACCCGACGGTGTTGCTTTCCACGCCCGAGGCCGTGACGCGCCATGCGCGCGCCGCGATGAAAGCGGCCGGCCCGATCGGCCACATCCTCAATCTCGGACACGGCGTCTTGCCGCAAACGTCGATCGCCTGCGCGCAAGCATTCATCGCTGCTCCCCAAGTCGCCACCGAGCAATCGCTATGA
- a CDS encoding metal-sulfur cluster assembly factor, with amino-acid sequence MEANTQPVESAVENAPAPAITEEVIREELKNVVDPEIGLDVVSLGLIYDIKIDGSKVDVVMTLTSPGCPVAGAFMASVQSAVSQVPGVADCHVDLTFSPPWDPRTMASDEAKMMMGFYY; translated from the coding sequence ATGGAAGCAAACACTCAGCCCGTCGAGAGCGCAGTCGAAAATGCGCCGGCGCCGGCGATCACCGAAGAAGTCATCCGCGAAGAGTTGAAAAACGTCGTCGATCCGGAGATCGGGCTCGACGTGGTCAGCCTCGGTCTGATCTACGACATCAAGATCGACGGTTCAAAAGTCGACGTCGTCATGACGCTCACGTCGCCGGGCTGCCCCGTCGCCGGCGCGTTCATGGCAAGCGTTCAGTCCGCTGTTTCGCAGGTTCCGGGCGTCGCCGATTGTCACGTGGACCTCACATTCTCGCCGCCATGGGACCCGCGCACCATGGCGAGCGATGAGGCCAAGATGATGATGGGCTTCTACTATTAG
- a CDS encoding Hsp20/alpha crystallin family protein, whose amino-acid sequence MPWTPLRDLLGFDPFQSIRASYGFDYEVSRIEDGYEVEVPVPGYGSEQVDVSFKDGVLNVAGKNERHSFTRSFTIPEDVDADGIAARVKDGMLVLTLKRLPEAEPKKIRVH is encoded by the coding sequence ATGCCGTGGACCCCGCTTCGCGATCTTCTCGGCTTCGATCCGTTCCAATCCATCCGGGCTTCGTATGGCTTCGACTATGAAGTGAGCCGAATCGAAGACGGCTATGAAGTTGAAGTGCCCGTGCCCGGATACGGCTCGGAGCAGGTTGACGTGAGCTTCAAAGACGGCGTTCTCAACGTGGCCGGCAAGAACGAACGGCATTCATTCACCCGATCCTTTACGATTCCGGAAGATGTTGATGCCGACGGCATCGCCGCGCGCGTCAAGGACGGAATGCTCGTTCTGACCCTCAAGCGACTGCCGGAAGCCGAACCGAAGAAAATTCGCGTCCACTGA
- a CDS encoding DoxX-like family protein yields MLGSTTCEACYLQIYVDIVIKRPLDEIWRYTQTPELHERWDLRFFKITYLQRPDPTLPQQFEYKTRIGFGTEIRGAGETTASKEDRSGARTSALRFWSDDPKSLIKSGSGYWRYEPAADGVRFITGYDYATRFGVLGKVFDALAFRPLLGWATAWSFDRLRLWLESDVEPAAAGQRALINMLARGSIAFAFLYQGLVPKLLFADADERQMMLAAGVAASAIPESLRALGVAEIAFAVVSLMAWRSRWPLVLAMILMIVATTVVAVTSPQYFFRAFNPVVLNILIAVLSCIGLVASRNIPTSRACLRRPEKSP; encoded by the coding sequence TTGCTCGGGTCGACCACTTGTGAGGCCTGTTACTTGCAGATTTACGTTGACATCGTGATCAAGCGCCCACTGGACGAGATCTGGCGTTATACGCAAACGCCCGAATTGCACGAGCGCTGGGATCTTCGGTTTTTCAAGATAACGTATCTGCAGCGGCCTGACCCGACTCTGCCGCAACAGTTCGAATATAAAACGCGCATCGGATTCGGCACGGAAATACGAGGCGCCGGCGAGACGACAGCCTCCAAAGAGGATCGCAGCGGCGCACGCACTTCGGCGCTTCGATTCTGGTCCGACGACCCGAAGTCGCTCATCAAGAGCGGGTCCGGATACTGGAGGTATGAACCCGCCGCTGACGGAGTCCGATTCATCACCGGTTACGACTACGCGACGCGCTTCGGTGTTCTGGGTAAGGTATTCGACGCACTTGCGTTTCGGCCGCTGCTCGGCTGGGCCACTGCGTGGAGCTTCGATAGACTACGGCTGTGGCTCGAGTCAGATGTCGAACCCGCCGCCGCGGGCCAGCGCGCGCTGATAAACATGCTGGCGCGTGGCTCCATCGCGTTTGCATTTCTCTATCAAGGTCTGGTCCCAAAGCTCCTGTTCGCTGACGCGGACGAACGGCAGATGATGCTTGCCGCTGGGGTCGCGGCGTCGGCGATTCCCGAATCATTGCGTGCGCTGGGCGTCGCGGAAATCGCGTTCGCCGTCGTCTCGTTGATGGCGTGGCGTTCGCGCTGGCCGCTGGTCCTGGCCATGATATTGATGATCGTCGCTACCACAGTCGTCGCGGTCACATCGCCTCAGTATTTTTTCCGGGCATTCAACCCAGTCGTGCTAAACATCCTCATAGCGGTGCTCTCGTGCATCGGGCTGGTCGCGTCGCGGAACATACCGACGTCTCGAGCCTGCCTGCGGAGACCCGAGAAGAGCCCGTGA
- a CDS encoding MqnA/MqnD/SBP family protein, with translation MSRTLTLGHSPDSDDAFMFYGLASGRVPTNGLQYEHILRDIQTLNDWAKVGKLDTTAISVHAYAYVADKYAILTHGASMGERDYGPIVVARGAVNPEKLRGATVAVPGLMTSAYLALRLCVGGFTPVVMPFDTIMEAVAEGRAEYGLLIHEGQLTHASLGLHSIVNLGTWWYETTGLPLPLGVNTIRRDLPDDVKREASRQLRASIEFGLANRADALQWAMQYARGLATPTADKFVGMYVNNRTVDMGDEGRRSIRLFLRRGVEAGIVPDVGEIDFVS, from the coding sequence ATGTCGCGAACGCTCACACTTGGACACTCGCCGGATTCCGACGATGCTTTTATGTTCTACGGATTGGCCAGCGGTCGCGTGCCGACAAACGGCCTGCAGTACGAACACATCTTGCGCGATATCCAAACGCTCAACGACTGGGCCAAAGTAGGCAAGCTCGACACCACTGCGATCAGCGTGCACGCCTACGCCTACGTCGCAGACAAGTATGCGATTCTGACGCACGGTGCGTCAATGGGCGAGCGCGACTACGGACCGATCGTCGTGGCGCGCGGCGCGGTGAACCCGGAAAAACTCCGCGGCGCCACCGTCGCCGTGCCCGGACTCATGACGAGCGCGTATCTCGCGCTGCGGTTGTGCGTCGGTGGGTTCACACCGGTCGTCATGCCGTTCGACACGATCATGGAAGCCGTCGCAGAAGGCCGAGCAGAGTATGGCCTGCTCATCCATGAAGGTCAGCTCACGCATGCGAGCCTCGGACTGCACTCCATCGTGAATCTTGGAACGTGGTGGTATGAGACCACTGGCCTGCCTCTCCCCTTGGGTGTGAACACGATCCGGCGCGACCTGCCGGACGACGTGAAGCGCGAAGCTTCGCGTCAGTTGCGCGCGAGCATCGAATTCGGATTGGCCAATCGCGCCGACGCGCTGCAGTGGGCCATGCAGTACGCGCGCGGCCTCGCCACGCCCACCGCCGACAAATTTGTCGGCATGTACGTGAACAACAGAACCGTGGATATGGGCGATGAGGGCCGCCGCAGCATCCGGCTTTTCTTGCGGCGCGGGGTCGAAGCCGGCATCGTGCCGGATGTCGGAGAGATCGATTTCGTAAGCTAG
- the hemG gene encoding protoporphyrinogen oxidase: MNLDAEPLDIAIVGAGISGLTCAFECRAMGVRAAVFEAESEPGGCIRTIRRDGFVAEGGPQSLLASQPLTDLCRALGLTSKLVTASASAKKRYIATAQGLVALPMSPLALLSTPLLSMQAKWRLLREPAVPARTSTEDETVGAFVTRRTCREIVDAAVGPYVAGLCAGDPDEISVRAAFPVLEAMEREHGSVLRAARRRRSSAARPATVSFERGNAVLIESLAASLGDAMRTQSPVDCISRDDAGFTLSIGGPTPATVRSKKVVLAVPVAAAARLLDPIAPSSARAVSEIPGVPIAQVALAYPRAAIGVPLDGFGFLAMRLAPVRLLGAVWNSIVFPGRSGPDDVLVTAFLGGARDASILSSSDEAIAAIAHDDLGRVMQIAPTKPRVVAGFRWDAGIPQYTLGHDRRVQAIEDAAAHVPGLAVCGNFLHGLSVPDCIRQARSLALRMARSA, translated from the coding sequence GTGAATCTAGACGCTGAACCGCTGGACATCGCGATCGTCGGCGCCGGCATCTCCGGCCTCACGTGCGCGTTTGAGTGCCGGGCGATGGGCGTGCGCGCGGCAGTATTCGAAGCGGAGAGCGAACCGGGCGGCTGCATTCGAACGATCCGGCGCGACGGATTCGTCGCCGAGGGTGGCCCGCAGAGTCTGCTCGCGTCGCAGCCGCTGACCGATCTTTGCCGGGCACTCGGCCTCACGTCGAAGTTGGTCACTGCGTCGGCGTCCGCGAAGAAGCGCTATATCGCCACGGCGCAAGGCCTAGTCGCGCTGCCGATGTCGCCGCTCGCGCTGCTTTCCACACCGTTGCTTTCTATGCAGGCCAAGTGGCGATTGCTGCGCGAGCCGGCCGTACCAGCGCGCACGAGCACAGAAGACGAGACGGTCGGCGCATTCGTGACGCGGCGGACTTGCCGCGAAATCGTTGACGCCGCGGTGGGACCGTACGTGGCGGGATTATGCGCGGGCGACCCGGATGAGATCTCCGTGCGCGCCGCGTTTCCGGTTCTGGAAGCGATGGAACGCGAGCACGGCAGTGTCTTGCGCGCAGCTCGGCGGCGACGGTCGTCGGCCGCCAGACCAGCCACGGTAAGTTTCGAACGAGGCAACGCCGTGCTGATCGAATCGCTTGCCGCCTCGCTCGGCGACGCGATGAGAACGCAAAGCCCCGTGGACTGCATCTCACGCGATGATGCGGGCTTCACGCTCTCGATCGGCGGGCCGACGCCCGCAACCGTGCGTTCGAAAAAAGTGGTCCTTGCCGTGCCGGTCGCCGCGGCTGCCCGGCTTCTGGATCCTATTGCGCCTTCATCCGCACGCGCCGTCAGCGAGATACCCGGTGTGCCGATCGCGCAGGTCGCGCTCGCGTATCCACGTGCGGCGATCGGCGTGCCACTCGACGGCTTCGGATTTCTCGCGATGCGGCTCGCGCCCGTTCGATTGCTCGGCGCAGTGTGGAATTCCATCGTTTTTCCCGGCCGAAGCGGCCCCGACGATGTGCTCGTGACCGCGTTTCTGGGCGGCGCCCGCGATGCCTCGATCCTCTCGTCCTCCGATGAGGCGATTGCGGCGATCGCTCACGACGATCTAGGACGGGTGATGCAGATCGCGCCCACGAAACCGCGCGTCGTCGCTGGTTTCCGCTGGGATGCCGGAATACCGCAATACACGCTTGGCCACGATCGGCGTGTTCAGGCGATTGAGGATGCCGCCGCGCACGTGCCCGGACTCGCCGTCTGCGGCAATTTCTTGCATGGGCTTTCCGTTCCGGACTGCATTCGTCAAGCACGATCGCTCGCGTTGCGCATGGCGCGCTCTGCCTGA
- a CDS encoding phage holin family protein, protein MAKNDGHESESFTESLKQLGSDISILIREDLESARAEMLQKAKDAGLGAGMLSGSAVAGLFALLCLTMLTIVLLASSLQLWLAVLIVTIVWACVAAILAIAGKRKMGDVGTPLPERTINKVKADLRSAKRQVRSTNGDA, encoded by the coding sequence ATGGCAAAAAATGATGGTCACGAGTCCGAATCGTTTACTGAATCGCTCAAACAGCTTGGGAGCGATATCAGCATATTGATCAGAGAGGATCTAGAATCCGCGCGCGCCGAGATGCTTCAAAAGGCGAAAGATGCCGGATTAGGCGCCGGGATGTTGAGCGGGTCTGCCGTGGCCGGATTGTTCGCGCTGCTCTGCCTCACGATGCTGACGATCGTGCTCTTAGCCTCATCGCTTCAGCTTTGGTTAGCGGTGCTGATCGTGACGATCGTCTGGGCCTGCGTGGCGGCGATTCTGGCCATTGCGGGCAAGCGGAAGATGGGCGACGTGGGCACCCCGCTTCCCGAACGGACGATAAACAAAGTCAAAGCGGACCTGCGCTCCGCAAAGCGTCAGGTCCGCTCCACCAACGGCGATGCATGA
- a CDS encoding thioesterase family protein, whose protein sequence is MPESRFKFNRPITVAFRDIDGMRHVNHAQYLTYCETVRNEYWMEITGITKVEEFDFVLAELTARYQAPAHLGDKLTVGCRVTELRRSSFLVEHEIKNTDTGLLIAEVNTAQVMFDVVSGKSIPLSDLRRMQIEKYEGRQLTVLTSKSRVVN, encoded by the coding sequence GTGCCCGAATCGCGCTTCAAGTTCAACCGGCCGATCACCGTCGCATTTCGCGACATCGACGGCATGCGCCATGTCAACCATGCACAATACCTCACGTACTGCGAGACGGTCCGCAACGAGTACTGGATGGAGATCACGGGCATCACGAAGGTCGAAGAGTTCGACTTCGTCTTAGCCGAACTCACCGCGCGCTATCAGGCGCCGGCGCACCTCGGAGACAAACTCACCGTCGGTTGCCGCGTCACGGAGCTTCGACGCTCGAGCTTTCTCGTCGAACACGAGATCAAGAACACCGATACTGGTCTGCTCATCGCCGAGGTCAACACCGCGCAGGTCATGTTCGATGTCGTGAGCGGGAAATCGATACCGTTGTCGGATCTGCGCCGGATGCAGATCGAGAAATATGAAGGGCGGCAGCTGACAGTGCTGACGTCAAAAAGTCGAGTGGTGAACTAA
- a CDS encoding DUF4166 domain-containing protein has protein sequence MTSIYSKALGADFQRLHPQMQRRFGFSSVDGVAAIGRGVMDEIWHGAIFTLPFLHLGAWRRIMFPESAVGVPFSLENYAYIDSLGRETVTWIRTFETSRRRRFDAYMVYSGQRNKIVDYLGTHQHLAVDIDLSVANNGGLRLRSGEQRFYEGPVAFKFPMAMSGIADVCEWFDDNDGKFHIDVRVSNKRWGPLFGYRGSFDVEWLPVTSAEVPDHIRPRREERRE, from the coding sequence GTGACGTCGATTTACAGTAAAGCGCTCGGCGCGGATTTTCAGCGCCTCCATCCTCAGATGCAGCGCCGCTTCGGATTTAGCAGTGTCGATGGTGTCGCTGCCATCGGTCGAGGAGTCATGGATGAGATCTGGCACGGCGCGATCTTCACGCTTCCCTTTCTCCACCTTGGTGCGTGGCGACGGATCATGTTTCCCGAATCTGCGGTTGGAGTGCCCTTCAGTCTTGAAAATTATGCGTACATCGATTCGCTCGGTCGTGAAACGGTGACATGGATCCGTACTTTCGAGACTTCTCGAAGACGGCGCTTCGACGCGTACATGGTCTACAGCGGTCAACGAAACAAAATCGTTGACTACCTAGGGACCCATCAACACCTCGCGGTGGACATCGACCTTTCCGTTGCAAATAACGGCGGCCTTCGACTCCGCTCAGGGGAACAGCGATTCTACGAAGGTCCGGTGGCGTTCAAATTTCCGATGGCAATGTCCGGAATCGCCGACGTGTGCGAGTGGTTCGATGATAACGATGGTAAATTCCACATCGACGTTCGAGTCTCGAACAAACGCTGGGGACCACTATTCGGCTATAGGGGCTCCTTCGATGTTGAATGGCTGCCCGTGACGAGTGCTGAGGTTCCCGATCATATCCGGCCGCGTCGCGAAGAACGCCGTGAGTGA
- a CDS encoding ABC transporter permease: MVNYIGLFTLVRRELKRTLMVINQVIWPPVIMTLLFLFIFGLSLGSRIKTLGGVSYVEFLMPGLVMLNVISSSYDEASSSIFQHRFMNSIQELLVAPLSYLELLVGFLTGSVLRGMVIGTLVMLIGALVVHVGPSNIGVYLFFMALTSLLFSAIGMVGGLLAKTWDNLAIVNTFVITPLTYVGGVFTSLALLPPFVQRFALINPMQYMVDGFRYSYTGSVDISLAADAAVVSGVAAIVLVVAFEMMRRGVNLRV, from the coding sequence GTGGTTAACTACATCGGATTGTTCACGCTCGTCCGGCGCGAACTCAAGCGCACTTTGATGGTCATCAATCAGGTGATCTGGCCGCCCGTCATCATGACACTGCTCTTCCTTTTCATCTTCGGCTTGTCGCTCGGTTCGAGGATCAAGACGCTTGGCGGCGTTTCCTATGTGGAATTTCTCATGCCCGGCCTTGTCATGCTCAACGTCATCTCATCCAGCTACGACGAGGCGTCGTCGTCTATCTTCCAGCACCGCTTCATGAACTCGATCCAGGAGCTGCTCGTCGCGCCGCTTTCGTACCTCGAACTGCTCGTGGGATTTCTCACCGGCAGCGTCTTGCGCGGCATGGTCATCGGCACGCTCGTCATGCTCATCGGCGCGCTCGTGGTGCACGTCGGGCCGAGCAATATCGGCGTCTACCTCTTCTTCATGGCCTTGACGTCGCTCTTATTCTCGGCGATCGGCATGGTGGGGGGTTTGCTTGCGAAGACATGGGACAATCTCGCGATCGTGAACACGTTTGTCATCACCCCGCTCACGTACGTCGGCGGCGTGTTCACGAGCCTCGCGCTGCTGCCGCCGTTCGTTCAGCGCTTCGCGCTCATCAATCCCATGCAGTACATGGTCGACGGGTTTCGCTATTCGTATACGGGATCGGTCGATATAAGCTTGGCGGCCGATGCCGCGGTGGTCAGCGGCGTTGCCGCCATCGTGCTCGTGGTCGCATTCGAGATGATGCGCCGCGGCGTCAACCTGCGCGTCTAG